In a genomic window of Helianthus annuus cultivar XRQ/B chromosome 10, HanXRQr2.0-SUNRISE, whole genome shotgun sequence:
- the LOC110882645 gene encoding uncharacterized protein LOC110882645 — MNLFFEVFGSLEELKNWVYKREVAKGYVNVTQRTRKKGEGASARTVKIWLQCDRGGEHKSKASVRRSGSKKVGCPFSLIGKLDSSSGSWSLVEKKNIHNHEPAEFLEGHAFARRLTPDEESLVERLYMQDMEPTNIHLTIRNQYPHSVCILQDVQNVIKKIKRKCTAIELQCRYWRACCKKKDVLDYFYDVWLKDYKEKFVSAWTNTVPNFGQHTTNRVESQHSKFKRYIKGPNNSLHRLVCHVGKVVESQKIQIKLSFQESRSVQMGDHIFPFFDNLRGNVSQKALKLLVVEWKKLNVLRAGVGTCDHQLSTGCGLPCACQMEWWENTGCKIPLAAIDKFWTKLDFSTEELNQDECNVQAEMDNLTQQLHTQPPLVVKSMLSKMKAVLNPSMTDHQPPEVQQDTRGRPTTKVKQQKNKDKQPESQRNEYTQKPNVRRSRSKKTKEEKNTLPIIDKDFPRLAGHKYKNVIERFKDWLPSSYRRYITHIEEPDGNCGFRSIAMGLGYDQKEWKWVRQELLDEMFINRALGAYTRIIGQGMLR; from the exons ATGAACCTTTTTTTTGAGGTATTTGGGTCACTTGAAGAATTGAAGAATTGGGTATACAAAAGAGAAGTTGCGAAAGGTTACGTCAATGTCACCCAACGAACGAGGAAAAAAGGCGAAGGTGCGTCAGCAAGGACAGTGAAGATATGGTTGCAATGCGATCGTGGCGGCGAACACAAAAGTAAAGCATCCGTTCGGCGTTCCGGTAGTAAAAAGGTCGGCTGTCCTTTTAGTCTGATAGGGAAACTAGACTCAAGTAGTGGTAGTTGGAGCCTTGTGGAGAAGAAAAACATTCACAACCATGAGCCTGCTGAATTTCTCGAGGGCCACGCGTTTGCTAGAAGGCTGACCCCGGACGAAGAATCACTGGTGGAGAGACTTTATATGCAAGACATGGAGCCTACAAATATACATTTAACCATAAGAAATCAGTACCCACATAGCGTGTGCATTCTACAAGATGTACAAAACGTGATTAAAAAGATTAAACGAAAATGTACGGCGATCGAACTCCAATGCAGATATTGGAGAGCATGTTGCAAGAAGAAAG atGTTCTGGATTATTTTTATGATGTGTGGCTGAAAGATTATAAAGAAAAGTTCGTTTCAGCTTGGACTAACACAGTCCCTAATTTTGGTCAACATACAACCAACAGAGTTGAAAGCCAACATTCTAAGTTTAAGAGATACATTAAAGGGCCAAACAACTCGCTCCATAGACTTGTGTGTCATGTTGGCAAAGTTGTAGAGTCACAAAAGATACAAATAAAACTTAGTTTTCAGGAGAGCAGGTCCGTGCAAATGGGGGACCACATATTTCCATTTTTTGACAACCTACGCGGTAATGTTTCCCAAAAAGCCTTAAAGTTATTGGTTGTCGAGTGGAAGAAGCTAAATGTGTTGAGGGCAGGAGTGGGGACTTGTGACCACCAGCTTTCTACGGGTTGTGGGTTGCCATGTGCTTGTCAGATGGAGTGGTGGGAAAATACAG GTTGCAAAATTCCACTTGCCGCGATAGATAAATTCTGGACAAAACTTGATTTTTCGACAGAAGAACTTAATCAAGACGAGTGTAATGTTCAGGCGGAAATGGATAACCTCACACAGCAACTACATACGCAGCCACCTCTAGTGGTAAAAAGTATGTTGTCGAAGATGAAAGCGGTGTTGAATCCAAGTATGACTGACCATCAACCGCCTGAGGTACAACAAGATACTAGGGGTCGCCCAACTACGAAAGTAAAACAACAAAAGAATAAAGATAAACAACCTGAATCACAGAGGAACGAATACACTCAAAAGCCAAATGTGCGACGTAGTCGTTCAAAGAAAaccaaagaagaaaaaaatacaCTTCCAATTATAGATAAAGACTTTCCACGGTTGGCCGGGCACAA GTACAAAAACGTGATCGAGCGTTTTAAGGATTGGCTTCCATCTAGCTATCGGAGATACATAACGCATATCGAAGAGCCGGACGGTAACTGTGGGTTTCGATCCATAGCTATGGGTTTGGGGTATGACCAGAAAGAGTGGAAGTGGGTCCGCCAAGAGCTACTCGACGAGATGTTCATTAACAGAGCGTTGGGGGCATATACTCGAATCATTGGGCAAGGGATGTTACGATAA